The Candidatus Obscuribacterales bacterium sequence CCCATTGCTAGAAGTGTTGGCTTTTCAACAACCGTTGATGCGGCAGACGCTACATGGTCTTCTGCAACTGCCGGCAATGTCGGGTGAATGGTCAAAGCTGCTGCAGGCATCTGCGAAGCGGCGTCTTTGCCTTTACCGAAGAAAAGCATCACTTGGCTGTCGGAAAATCCAGAAGCCAGACCATACGCTGTATACAAACCAAGTCCATTATTGCCGGCCGCCTTGGCGGCGACTGGACGCTTAGTTTGCGCGCCGGCAACTTTCGTTGTTTTGGCTGCCGATTTTGCCACCGGCTTGGATACACCGGCCAACTTCTGCCAGATAGCTGGCGACGCTGGTTCGGATAGCACCGGCATGACGCTAGCCTGCAAAAGTGCAAGTGAGACACTCAGGGCTAGGCACAACCTTGGCTTATTCATTTTCTTCCTCTCTTCTAGTCTTTCGTCTTGCTTCACTTATATGGAAGGGACTAATTGACTGTTTGTGTTGACGCCGAACTTGCGATTAGTAAGACCATTCGTAGTTATTTATATGATCGACGTTCTTATATTTGATCTTTATCAGATAGCTATACAAGATATGCATTAACCATATGTGGGTGACAGTATGAATAAACTTTTGCTCATTGTCAATCATTCTGGTTAGTTTTGAAAAAAACTTGGAACCGCAGTGGTGGCATGCCCGCAAAGCGCCACCACATAAGGTGCCTGTCTCTGTGCAGAGTGCCACCATATGTAATATCGGTAACTATTTATCTGAATATTGAAAACGACATGCCACCACTGGTGGAGTCATGCACATTTATCCGACACCACAACGATGTCTAAAACACGCTTGGCAGGCTACCGTTATCCCGTCGTAACTCAACAACCCAACCGTTCAGCTTTTACCGCCGGCCTTTCCACTACATTATATATAGGTAAGAATTCAATCCTACGAACTAAGCAACTTAAAGCGCTTGACAATTAACTCCTGGAAAACCGCCAACCATGCCAATATCCCTTGGCTATTCGATTCTGTGGTCCTTTGCCCTTATGGAGAATCGACACTTGCCTACTGTCCCTGATAAAAGGATGGCGCGGCTCAAAAAGCTTGCCGTTTTCAGACCTCCTGACCTCCAAATTGCGCTTCTTTTGTGAACTTTGAGGACATGTCATGGGCTGGCATGCTATAGTCTCTTTGATTATGATTTAGAAGACTCAGAGCAATCTGAATCCGCCAATCTTCAAGTGAGAAATTGCATGAATATGACCTTAAGTGAGAAAGAGATAGATACTGTGGGTGACACAAATTCCGGCGCCGAAAAAATTCTGGTCGTCGACGATGAGGCTTCAATTCGCCGCATCCTCGAGACACGCCTCAAAATGGGCGGCTACAACGTAGCAACAGCTGCCGATGGACAAGAAGCTTTAGAGCAGTTCAACGCCTTCCAACCAGATTTGGTAATTTTGGATGTAATGCTTCCGAAAGTTGATGGCTACGAAGTCTGCCGTGAAATACGCAAGACATCAGACACACCAATCATCATGTTGACCGCTGTTGCCGATGTGTCCAACCGCATTCAAGGTTTGGAAATTGGTGCAGATGACTATGTCGTCAAACCATTTAGCCCGAGCGAATTGGAAGCGCGCATCAAAGCCGTTTTGAGACGCACCGTTGAGCGCCAACAAGAAACAGGTCAAACAAAGAGCACCAATGTAATCACTATTGGTAATCTCAAAATTGATTTGAACAAGCGTCAAGTCACACGCAAAAATGAGCGCATCCGTTTAACAGGTATGGAATTCAGCTTGTTGGAACTTCTGGTGACCAATTCCGGTAAGCCATTCTCACGCAGTGAAATTCTGCAGCAAGTCTGGGCCTATCCTCCGGATCACCGCATCGACACCCGCGTTGTCGATGTACACATAAGCCGTCTGCGTTCGAAGCTGGAAGAGGATTCGTCCAATCCTGATTTGATTCTTACTGCCCGAGGTATTGGGTACATGTTCCAAAAGATTAGCTAGGTTAGACAATTACATTCCGAAAAAGACTTCGTACACAGAGGGCTGCTCACGCAGCCCTCTTCTATTTCCGGCAATGTGGTTTTGGATTCGGTAAGTTGAACCTTACGTCCCAACCTTCCAGGAGCCCATGTATTCGACCATCTCTTTGGTAAG is a genomic window containing:
- a CDS encoding response regulator transcription factor, producing the protein MTLSEKEIDTVGDTNSGAEKILVVDDEASIRRILETRLKMGGYNVATAADGQEALEQFNAFQPDLVILDVMLPKVDGYEVCREIRKTSDTPIIMLTAVADVSNRIQGLEIGADDYVVKPFSPSELEARIKAVLRRTVERQQETGQTKSTNVITIGNLKIDLNKRQVTRKNERIRLTGMEFSLLELLVTNSGKPFSRSEILQQVWAYPPDHRIDTRVVDVHISRLRSKLEEDSSNPDLILTARGIGYMFQKIS